In a single window of the Microbacterium sp. SL75 genome:
- a CDS encoding superoxide dismutase: protein MAKYTLPELPYDYSALEPHISATIMELHHSKHHQTYVNGANTTLDLLAEAREKGDFANINRLQKDLAFNLGGHTNHSIFWTNLSPNGGDKPTGDLESAIDDQFGSFDAFRAQFTAAALGVQGSGWAGLFWDSIGENLVIQQFFDQQGQIVAGTVPILLLDVWEHAYYLDYKNVRADYVKAFWNIANWDDAQKRFAAAREKTSGLLVLS from the coding sequence ATGGCGAAGTACACGCTGCCCGAACTGCCCTACGACTACTCGGCGCTGGAGCCGCACATCAGTGCGACCATCATGGAGCTGCACCACAGCAAGCACCACCAGACCTACGTCAACGGCGCCAACACCACTCTCGACCTCCTCGCCGAAGCGCGCGAGAAGGGCGATTTCGCCAACATCAACCGCCTGCAGAAGGACCTCGCCTTCAACCTCGGCGGTCACACGAACCACTCGATCTTCTGGACCAACCTCTCGCCCAACGGGGGCGACAAGCCCACCGGCGACCTCGAGTCCGCGATCGACGACCAGTTCGGTTCGTTCGACGCGTTCCGCGCGCAGTTCACCGCTGCGGCCCTCGGTGTGCAGGGCTCGGGCTGGGCGGGTCTGTTCTGGGACTCGATCGGTGAGAACCTCGTCATCCAGCAGTTCTTCGACCAGCAGGGCCAGATCGTGGCGGGGACCGTTCCGATCCTCCTGCTCGACGTCTGGGAGCACGCCTACTACCTCGACTACAAGAACGTCCGCGCGGACTACGTGAAGGCCTTCTGGAACATCGCCAACTGGGACGACGCTCAGAAGCGCTTCGCGGCCGCCCGGGAGAAGACCTCGGGTCTGCTGGTACTGTCGTAA
- the whiA gene encoding DNA-binding protein WhiA: MPLTADVKAELITVRDPRPTARVAELTALLRFSGGLHSIANRVAVEAELDSDILARRVARDLMELYGVRPELHHVQGSGGRAGGLYAVRVIEAGETLARQTGLLDQRRRPVRGLPNKLTTGSRPDLSAIWRGAFLAAGSLSDPGRSAALEISCPSSEAAMALVGAGHRIGIPAKAREVRGVPRVVVRDGEAIRGALYEMGARRTAGEWDQMRQRREVRAGVNRLVNFDDANLRRSAQAAVAACARVERALEILGDEVPAHLQQAGELRLAHRDASLDELGHHADPPLTKDAVAGRIRRLLAMADKKAEVEGIPGTEAAVPVGAEG; encoded by the coding sequence GTGCCGCTGACCGCCGACGTGAAGGCCGAACTCATCACCGTTCGCGACCCGCGCCCGACCGCGCGCGTCGCCGAGCTGACGGCCCTCCTGCGCTTCTCCGGTGGCTTGCACTCCATCGCCAACCGCGTCGCGGTGGAGGCCGAGCTCGACTCCGACATCCTCGCGCGTCGCGTGGCCCGCGACCTCATGGAGCTCTACGGCGTGCGCCCCGAGCTGCACCACGTGCAGGGCTCGGGAGGACGCGCGGGCGGCCTCTACGCCGTGCGTGTGATCGAGGCCGGTGAGACCCTGGCCCGTCAGACCGGTCTCCTCGACCAGCGTCGTCGCCCGGTGCGCGGGCTGCCGAACAAGCTCACCACCGGCTCGCGACCCGATCTCAGCGCCATCTGGCGCGGGGCCTTCCTCGCGGCGGGTTCCCTCAGCGACCCGGGCCGATCAGCGGCCCTCGAGATCTCGTGCCCCTCGTCCGAGGCGGCCATGGCCCTCGTGGGCGCGGGCCACCGCATCGGCATCCCCGCCAAGGCCCGCGAGGTTCGAGGTGTCCCGCGCGTCGTCGTGCGCGACGGCGAAGCGATCCGCGGAGCCCTCTACGAGATGGGCGCTCGTCGCACCGCAGGGGAGTGGGATCAGATGCGTCAGCGCCGCGAGGTGCGCGCGGGCGTCAACCGCCTCGTGAACTTCGACGACGCCAATCTCCGCCGCTCGGCGCAGGCTGCCGTCGCCGCGTGCGCCCGTGTGGAGCGCGCGCTCGAGATCCTCGGCGACGAGGTGCCGGCTCATCTGCAGCAGGCGGGTGAGCTGCGTCTCGCCCACCGGGACGCGAGCCTCGACGAGCTCGGCCACCACGCCGATCCGCCCCTCACCAAGGACGCCGTCGCCGGCCGCATCCGCCGCCTTCTCGCGATGGCTGACAAGAAGGCCGAGGTCGAGGGCATTCCCGGCACCGAAGCCGCTGTGCCGGTCGGCGCCGAGGGCTGA
- the rapZ gene encoding RNase adapter RapZ: MEPARNDEPGEVLIVTGMSGAGRSTVANALEDLDWYVVDNLPPRMLRPLLELTELAGGAVPRVAVVVDVRGRSLFGDLPEAMRTLQANRQVRVVFLDASDAALVRRFEAVRRPHPLQHDGTILDGIHRERERLAPVREAADVVIDTSALNVHQLSLRTVSLFGDEGAARHTVTLMSFGFKYGLPPDVDLVADMRFLPNPFWNDDLRALTGEDPRVREYVLAQEGASEFLDAYAAALRPVMEGYQRENKRHSVVAVGCTGGKHRSVVMARELAARLSDVPGVAVRVAHRDLGRE; encoded by the coding sequence ATGGAACCGGCACGCAACGACGAGCCAGGAGAGGTGCTGATCGTCACCGGCATGTCGGGTGCCGGGCGATCCACGGTCGCCAACGCCCTCGAAGACCTCGACTGGTACGTGGTCGACAACCTCCCGCCGCGCATGCTGCGCCCTTTGCTCGAGCTCACCGAGCTCGCCGGCGGAGCCGTTCCGCGGGTGGCAGTGGTGGTGGATGTGCGCGGCCGGTCGCTCTTCGGCGACCTGCCCGAGGCGATGCGGACCCTGCAGGCGAACCGTCAGGTGCGGGTGGTGTTCCTGGATGCCAGTGACGCGGCGCTCGTGAGGCGGTTCGAAGCCGTGCGCCGACCGCACCCTCTGCAGCATGACGGCACGATCCTCGATGGGATCCATCGCGAGCGCGAGCGACTGGCCCCCGTGCGCGAGGCGGCCGACGTCGTGATCGACACCTCGGCGTTGAACGTGCACCAACTGTCCCTGCGGACGGTGTCGCTCTTCGGCGACGAGGGAGCAGCGCGGCACACCGTCACGCTCATGAGCTTCGGCTTCAAGTACGGTCTGCCGCCCGACGTCGATCTCGTGGCCGACATGCGGTTCCTGCCGAATCCGTTCTGGAACGACGACCTGAGAGCCCTCACCGGCGAAGACCCCCGCGTGAGGGAATACGTGCTGGCTCAAGAGGGCGCATCGGAGTTCCTCGACGCCTACGCGGCGGCGCTGCGCCCCGTTATGGAGGGGTATCAGCGCGAGAACAAGCGGCATTCCGTCGTGGCGGTGGGCTGCACGGGCGGTAAACACCGTTCGGTGGTGATGGCCCGTGAGTTGGCTGCACGTCTGTCCGATGTGCCCGGGGTGGCCGTCCGCGTGGCTCACCGCGACCTCGGTCGCGAGTAG
- the uvrC gene encoding excinuclease ABC subunit UvrC translates to MAPRERVSHLSYRPKAGEIPTNPGVYRFRDAEGRVLYVGKAKNLRARLSNYFAPLHSLHERTRRMVTTAASVEWTVVPSDIDSLQLEFMWIKEFDPPFNVRYRDDKSYPFMAITLADEAPRVIVTRNHKIRGAKYFGPYPKVWAVHDTIDLMIKVFPIRTCSDSSYKKAMASGRPCFPGQIGRCGGPCSMKVTIEEHRAVVDDFIAFMSGGDQRFTRELTARMKEASAAMDYESAAHYRDRLQAIDAVLGKSALVLASDTDADLFGIAEDELAATVQHFVVRGGRVRGVRATTIEKEIDISGADLVDQVLQRTYGDADAGDIPRQVLVPELPDDAEQLEDWLRERRGRPVTLQIAQRGRKADLLKTATLNAQQALMLHKTRRTSDYVARSQALTDIQEALGLTEAPLRIECFDISHLSGTNVVASMVVFEDGLPRKDQYRSFGVAETTDDTDSMYQVLSRRLAYLDRPDEIEPETIDGAIVAAPDSEEATADGEVVTARKRPRFAYRPQLLVVDGGQPQVAAAARALADAGHEEIALCGIAKRLEEVWLPGEEYPVILPRTSEALYLLQRLRDEAHRFAIVHQRKRRKRDITSVLAEVPGLGDTRIKALLRHFGSVSALKNATAEEITALPGIGPTLAAAIHAHLAG, encoded by the coding sequence GTGGCCCCGAGAGAACGGGTCTCGCACCTGTCGTACCGCCCGAAAGCCGGTGAGATCCCCACCAACCCGGGGGTCTACCGGTTCCGGGATGCCGAGGGGCGCGTGCTGTACGTCGGCAAGGCGAAAAACCTGCGCGCGCGACTATCGAACTACTTCGCTCCCTTGCATTCGCTCCACGAGCGCACGCGTCGCATGGTGACCACGGCGGCGAGCGTCGAGTGGACGGTGGTCCCGAGCGATATCGACTCCTTGCAGCTGGAGTTCATGTGGATCAAGGAGTTCGATCCGCCCTTCAACGTCCGCTATCGCGACGACAAGTCCTACCCGTTCATGGCGATCACCCTCGCCGACGAGGCCCCGCGCGTCATCGTCACGCGCAACCACAAGATCCGCGGGGCGAAGTACTTCGGTCCGTATCCGAAGGTGTGGGCCGTGCACGACACGATCGACCTGATGATCAAGGTCTTCCCGATCCGCACGTGCAGCGACTCCTCGTACAAGAAAGCCATGGCATCCGGTCGCCCCTGTTTCCCGGGGCAGATCGGTCGTTGCGGCGGCCCGTGCTCGATGAAGGTGACGATCGAAGAGCACCGCGCCGTCGTCGACGACTTCATCGCGTTCATGTCCGGCGGCGATCAGCGTTTCACGCGCGAGCTCACCGCCCGCATGAAAGAGGCCTCGGCCGCGATGGACTACGAATCCGCCGCGCACTACCGCGATCGCCTCCAGGCCATCGACGCGGTGCTCGGAAAGAGCGCGCTCGTCCTCGCATCGGATACGGATGCCGATCTCTTCGGCATCGCGGAAGACGAACTCGCCGCGACCGTGCAGCACTTCGTCGTCCGCGGCGGACGCGTGCGCGGCGTGCGCGCGACGACCATCGAGAAGGAGATCGACATCTCCGGAGCCGATCTCGTCGACCAGGTGCTCCAGCGAACGTACGGAGACGCCGACGCCGGCGACATCCCGCGCCAGGTGCTCGTTCCCGAGCTCCCCGACGACGCCGAGCAGCTCGAGGACTGGCTGCGCGAGCGACGCGGCCGACCGGTGACCCTGCAGATCGCCCAACGCGGTCGCAAGGCCGATCTGCTCAAGACGGCGACCCTGAACGCGCAACAGGCGCTGATGCTCCACAAGACCCGCCGCACCAGCGATTACGTCGCCCGGTCGCAGGCTCTCACCGATATCCAGGAAGCGCTCGGCCTGACCGAGGCTCCGCTGCGCATCGAATGCTTCGACATCTCCCACCTCTCGGGCACCAACGTCGTGGCATCCATGGTCGTCTTCGAAGACGGTCTCCCACGCAAGGACCAGTACCGCTCCTTCGGCGTCGCCGAGACGACGGACGACACCGACTCGATGTACCAGGTGCTCAGCCGGCGCCTCGCGTACCTCGACCGCCCCGACGAGATCGAACCCGAAACGATCGACGGCGCGATCGTGGCCGCCCCTGACTCCGAAGAGGCCACGGCCGACGGCGAGGTCGTGACCGCGCGAAAGCGTCCGCGTTTCGCCTACCGGCCCCAGCTGCTCGTGGTCGACGGCGGTCAGCCGCAGGTCGCCGCCGCAGCGCGTGCCCTCGCCGATGCGGGGCACGAGGAGATCGCGTTGTGCGGCATCGCCAAGCGTCTGGAGGAGGTCTGGCTGCCGGGGGAGGAGTACCCGGTCATCCTGCCTCGCACCTCGGAGGCGTTGTACCTGCTGCAGCGCCTGCGCGACGAGGCCCACCGGTTCGCGATCGTGCATCAGCGCAAGCGCCGGAAACGAGACATCACGAGCGTGCTCGCGGAGGTGCCGGGTCTCGGCGACACCCGCATCAAGGCGCTTCTGCGGCACTTCGGTTCGGTCTCGGCGCTCAAGAACGCCACCGCGGAGGAGATCACGGCGCTGCCGGGCATCGGCCCGACCCTGGCCGCGGCCATCCACGCGCATCTTGCTGGGTAG